A genomic segment from Saimiri boliviensis isolate mSaiBol1 chromosome 14, mSaiBol1.pri, whole genome shotgun sequence encodes:
- the LOC120362681 gene encoding complement C3 alpha chain-like yields the protein MTIMEVSLLTGFYPNQDDLKQGWGPWRLSAPSSVCPLPQLTSDVERYSFQHETKTSTSDSTIVLYLEKLSHEKNTVLGFRVHRMLQVEFLQAALITVYDYYEPSWGCSTFYNLPTEQSSLQKICHKDVCRCAEGQCPSLRKPSVQLRQEELQVAACETGVDFEYKTKLESVKVSASNPYVYYNMQLEDIIKSGVSQVTKAESQCGVMLEVHPGGPSVREGPTSACTHTGHGPCHTSQHEEICLPRHLPRLPGVARTGIVPHHGPDIRPVKNQIWEGVTRQL from the exons ATGACCATCATGGAGGTCTCCCTGCTCACCGGCTTCTACCCcaaccaggatgatctcaaacag GGCTGGGGGCCTTGGAGGCTGTCAGCACCCTCCAGTGTCTGCCCTCTGCCCCAGCTCACAAGTGATGTGGAGAGGTACTCCTTTCAGCATGAAACCAAGACAAGTACCAGCGATAGCACCATTGTCCTCTACCTGGAGAAG CTTTCCCATGAGAAAAACACAGTGCTGGGCTTTCGGGTTCACAGGATGCTGCAGGTGGAGTTCCTGCAGGCCGCGCTGATCACCGTCTACGACTACTATGAGCCTT CCTGGGGATGCAGCACTTTCTACAACCTGCCCACAGAGCAATCTTCCCTGCAAAAGATCTGCCACAAAGACGTCTGCAGATGTGCAGAGG GACAGTGCCCATCCCTGCGGAAGCCCAGTGTccaactgaggcaggaggagctccAGGTAGCAGCATGTGAGACAGGCGTGGATTTTG aGTACAAGACAAAGCTGGAATCTGTGAAGGTCTCTGCCTCTAACCCTTACGTCTATTACAACATGCAGCTTGAAGACATCATTAAGAGTGGTGTGTCCCAGGTGACAAAGGCGGAATCCCAGTGTGGAGTCATGTTGGAGGTCCACCCTGGGGGTCCCAGTGTGCGGGAGGGTCCAACctctgcatgcacacacactgggCATGGACCCTGCCACACCTCTCAGCATGAAGAAATTTGTCTCCCACGCCACCTGCCACGACTCCCTGGGGTTGCAAGAACAGGAATCGTACCTCATCATGGGCCAGACATTAGACCTGTGAAAAATCAAATCTGG GAAGGTGTCACCAGGCAGCTCTAG